A portion of the Persephonella sp. genome contains these proteins:
- a CDS encoding NIL domain-containing protein, with translation MESIKLKLIYPEDKIKEPILSRVCKNFDVEINIRKANVTENIGWLELELTGNEDQIEQAIKFMEAQGIEVSPLEGQVFLE, from the coding sequence ATGGAATCCATAAAGCTTAAGCTGATTTACCCTGAAGACAAAATAAAAGAGCCTATCTTAAGCAGGGTCTGTAAAAACTTTGATGTGGAGATCAACATTAGAAAGGCAAATGTTACAGAGAATATAGGCTGGTTAGAGCTTGAACTGACAGGTAATGAAGATCAGATTGAACAGGCTATTAAATTTATGGAAGCTCAGGGTATTGAGGTTTCCCCTCTTGAAGGACAGGTCTTTCTGGAGTAG
- a CDS encoding ubiquitin-like small modifier protein 1, with translation MAVTVRIPTALRRVTQGQGEVQVEAKTIGELIEALEKEFPGIKERLVEENGEIRKFVNFFVNDEDIRFLKGKDTELKDGDIVAIIPAIAGGMEG, from the coding sequence ATGGCTGTTACAGTTAGAATACCTACAGCTTTGAGAAGAGTTACACAGGGACAGGGAGAAGTTCAGGTTGAGGCTAAAACTATTGGTGAGCTTATTGAAGCACTGGAAAAAGAGTTTCCCGGTATAAAGGAAAGGCTTGTTGAAGAAAACGGTGAGATAAGAAAGTTTGTTAACTTTTTTGTTAATGACGAGGATATAAGATTTTTAAAAGGAAAAGATACCGAGTTAAAGGACGGCGATATCGTTGCTATAATTCCAGCCATCGCAGGGGGAATGGAGGGCTAA
- a CDS encoding Ppx/GppA phosphatase family protein, with protein sequence MNYRIAVVDVGTYSTRLLISAIHKKYTLEETLNSIEDVFSVGRITALGRRLKETGYLQEEAINEVLSTLKEYVLISKEYKVQEIIGYATQACREAKNGQELLEKIKQLGIDIKLITGEEEAYLSFLATAYGIKPEDDFVVIDQGGGSTEFVYGEKNSGYRMEKSVSFPFGIVTLTERFIKSDPPKKEQLEDMRDFIIEHLKKIEDYREGKQFIGLGGTITTLVALEKNIFPYVSSKVHGQVLSKKSIESWLEKLSSMTLEERRSIPAIEDKRAEAIISGIVIFDTALEFFGKESITVSDWGLRHGAVIKRVMERFNV encoded by the coding sequence TTGAACTACAGGATAGCTGTTGTTGATGTTGGAACTTACTCAACAAGACTACTTATTTCTGCCATTCATAAAAAATATACCCTTGAAGAAACACTAAACAGCATAGAAGATGTTTTTTCTGTAGGTCGTATTACAGCTTTAGGAAGAAGGCTGAAAGAGACAGGTTATCTTCAGGAAGAGGCTATTAATGAGGTCTTATCTACATTAAAGGAGTATGTCCTTATATCAAAAGAGTACAAAGTTCAGGAGATTATAGGCTATGCCACACAGGCTTGCAGAGAGGCGAAAAACGGGCAGGAACTTCTTGAAAAAATAAAACAGCTGGGTATAGACATAAAACTGATAACAGGAGAAGAGGAAGCATACCTCTCATTTCTTGCAACAGCCTACGGGATAAAACCTGAAGATGATTTTGTTGTTATTGATCAGGGAGGAGGTAGTACAGAGTTTGTTTACGGGGAAAAAAATTCAGGCTACAGAATGGAAAAGTCAGTATCTTTCCCTTTCGGTATCGTAACTTTAACTGAAAGATTTATAAAGTCAGATCCACCAAAAAAAGAACAGCTTGAAGATATGAGAGATTTTATAATAGAGCATCTTAAAAAAATAGAAGATTACAGAGAGGGAAAACAGTTCATAGGTCTCGGTGGAACAATCACAACACTTGTCGCCCTTGAAAAAAATATATTTCCCTACGTCTCATCAAAAGTTCACGGTCAGGTCCTGTCCAAAAAATCCATAGAAAGCTGGCTTGAAAAACTCTCATCAATGACACTTGAAGAAAGAAGATCAATACCTGCGATTGAAGACAAAAGGGCTGAAGCTATAATATCAGGTATAGTTATTTTTGATACTGCCCTTGAGTTTTTCGGTAAAGAAAGTATTACAGTAAGCGACTGGGGTTTGAGGCACGGGGCTGTTATAAAAAGAGTAATGGAGAGATTTAATGTTTGA
- the tsaB gene encoding tRNA (adenosine(37)-N6)-threonylcarbamoyltransferase complex dimerization subunit type 1 TsaB: protein MILSLDTFSEYLGISLIDGHNILVRQTYRKLKPFSELLLDRVDSIFKHLGYDPSVLFAVCVNKGPGSYTALRVGITAAKTISYSLNIPIYAYTSLEAMAYKYRHYQGVIKTVVNAGKGECYTSDFISSDFSIKQTSEIKLVKIKDFEKSISDDCIAVVSGINMTGKNIFPLTEDLSVEGTLMALKKGLKEDSFLLEPVYIRSA from the coding sequence ATGATTTTATCACTGGATACATTTTCAGAATATCTTGGTATATCTTTAATAGACGGGCACAATATACTTGTCAGACAGACTTACAGGAAGTTAAAACCGTTTTCTGAGCTTCTGCTTGATAGAGTTGACAGTATTTTCAAGCACCTTGGGTATGATCCATCAGTTTTATTTGCTGTGTGCGTCAATAAGGGTCCCGGAAGTTATACAGCCCTTCGGGTAGGTATAACTGCTGCAAAAACTATATCCTATTCACTTAATATCCCAATATACGCTTATACATCTCTTGAGGCAATGGCTTATAAATACAGACATTATCAGGGTGTTATAAAAACTGTTGTGAATGCAGGTAAAGGAGAATGCTACACATCTGATTTTATTTCTTCTGATTTTAGTATTAAACAGACATCAGAAATTAAGCTGGTGAAAATAAAAGACTTTGAAAAAAGTATTTCTGATGACTGTATAGCAGTAGTAAGCGGTATTAACATGACAGGGAAAAATATTTTTCCTCTAACAGAAGATCTATCTGTTGAAGGAACACTCATGGCATTAAAAAAAGGTCTTAAAGAGGACAGTTTTTTGCTTGAGCCTGTTTACATAAGGTCTGCTTAA